One region of Manis pentadactyla isolate mManPen7 chromosome 9, mManPen7.hap1, whole genome shotgun sequence genomic DNA includes:
- the LOC130684844 gene encoding olfactory receptor 5F1-like — translation MTRENYTSLTEFILLGLADTMQLQIVLFLLFLVIYMLTVWGNVGMILLIRTDARLHTPMYFFLANLSFVDVCYSSTITPKMLVGLLSEQKTISFAGCFVQMYFFIALGTTECILFGLMAYDRYVAICNPLLYSLIMSRTVCLQMAAGAFAAGLLNSMVNTSYISRLPFCGSNVIHHFFCDSPPLFKLSCSDTHLNESIFSAFAGVNMVGALLVILASYSYILSSIFRLRSGEGRRKALSTCASHLTAVILFYATSIYTYLRPSSSYALDQDKVASVFYTVVIPTLNPLIYSLRNKEVKKALWNVITKKRIPSLL, via the coding sequence ATGACCAGAGAAAATTACACTTCGCTGACTGAGTTCATCCTGTTGGGATTAGCAGACACAATGCAGCTGCAGATTGTCCTCTTCCTGCTCTTCTTGGTGATTTACATGCTTACAGTTTGGGGGAATGTGGGGATGATCCTCTTAATCAGGACCGATGCCCGACTTCACActcccatgtatttcttcctggCTAACCTGTCCTTTGTGGATGTTTGCTATTCATCAACCATCACCCCAAAGATGCTGGTAGGTTTATTATCAGAGCAGAAAACCATCTCCTTTGCTGGCTGCTTTGTGCAGATGTACTTCTTTATCGCATTGGGCACTACTGAATGCATCCTCTTTGGGCTAATGGCCTATGACCGTTACGTGGCCATTTGCAACCCACTCCTTTACTCCCTGATCATGTCCAGAACAGTCTGTCTTCAGATGGCAGCAGGGGCTTTCGCAGCAGGACTTTTGAACTCCATGGTGAACACGAGCTACATCAGCAGATTGCCGTTCTGCGGTTCCAATGTCATCCATCACTTCTTCTGTGACAGCCCTCCACTTTTTAAGCTCTCGTGTTCTGACACACACCTGAATGAGAGCATCTTTTCCGCATTTGCTGGTGTGAATATGGTCGGGGCTCTGCTGGTCATCCTCGCCTCCTACTCCTACATTCTCTCCTCCATCTTCCGTCTGCGTTCAGGGGAGGGCAGGCGCAAAGCACTGTCAACCTGTGCCTCCCACCTGACCGCTGTGATTCTGTTCTATGCCACCTCCATCTACACTTACCTGAGACCTAGTTCCAGCTACGCCCTGGATCAGGACAAAGTGGCCTCCGTGTTCTACACGGTGGTGATTCCCACGTTGAATCCTCTCATCTACAGCCTCAGGAATAAGGAGGTAAAGAAGGCTTTATGGAATGTAATTACCAAGAAACGGATCCCTTCACTTTTGTGA